One Cuculus canorus isolate bCucCan1 chromosome 1, bCucCan1.pri, whole genome shotgun sequence DNA segment encodes these proteins:
- the LOC128850170 gene encoding C-type lectin APL-like has product MGAGPTRQRLLGCLLLLAFLGVDSLPADRILEERAGTSILAAAPDVQPYVLQEPPVRAHICPHNWIHFRGHCYGYFTQRKTQAEAQEECNRYGPTGTLASIHTEGSSVVLGEYVASQQDRANVWIGLKDEEHTGTWRWSDSSVLDYLHWDWGQPVQWRNWYCVVLGQNSAFQYWRNYSCQEQFPFLCQYQV; this is encoded by the exons atgggtgctgggccCACACGTCAACGCCTGCTCGGTTGCCTTCTCCTCCTGGCCTTCCTGGGGGTCGATTCCCTGCCCGCCGACCGGATCCTGGAGGAACGTGCTGGCACCTCCATCCTGGCAGCAGCACCCG ATGTCCAGCCCTACGTCCTGCAAGAGCCCCCCGTGAGGGCGCACATCTGCCCCCACAACTGGATCCACTTCAGGGGCCACTGCTACGGGTACTTCACCCAGAGGAAAACCCAGGCCGAGGcgcag GAGGAATGCAACCGCTACGGCCCCACGGGGACTCTGGCGTCCATCCACACCGAGGGGAGCAGCGTCGTCCTGGGCGAGTACGTGGCCTCCCAGCAGGATAGAGCCAACGTCTGGATTGGCCTGAAGGACGAGGAGCAC acCGGGACATGGAGGTGGTCGGATAGCTCCGTCCTGGACTACCTGCACTGGGATTGGGGTCAACCCGTCCAATGGAGGAACTGGTACTGTGTGGTCCTCGGGCAGAACTCAG CTTTCCAGTATTGGCGCAACTACTCCTGCCAGGAGCAGttccccttcctctgccagTACCAGGTGTGA